The segment TACCTCAAAGGCGCAACGCGCCGACCTCATACCCCCTAGCCCCTAGATTCTAGTCCCTAGCCCCTAACTACTATTTACTAAATTGCAGTCATGCCCTTTGTTCACCTGCAAGTCCATTCTGAATTTTCTGTTTTGCAGTCGTCTGCGCGTCTAGACGACATTCTTGCCGCCGCCGCTGCCGACAATGCACCTGCTGTCGCCCTCACTGACCATGGTGCTATGTTTGGCATCCTGGAAATCCAGACCCGTGGCAAGGACTTGAACAAAAAACGCAAGGAACAGGGGCTCCCGCCGGTAAAGACGATTTACGGTTGCCATGTCTACATTGATTCCTCGAGTGCAAGCCAGAAGGATCCGACGACTTTTGAACGATTGACGCTGCTTGTCGAAAACGAAAAGGGTTATTACAATCTGCTGCGCATCGTGAGCTACCGCTACGAAGAGAGCGAACGTTGGGCGGAAATTCCCTCGGTGCCTTTGGAGGTGGTAAAGCAGTTCAAGGAAGGCTTGATTGCCATTGCTGGCGATTTCTTTAGCCGTTACGGGCAGAACGTGGCTGCGGGCCGCAACGCTATGGCGCGCGAATACATGGATTCCCTGGACAAGATTTTCGACCGCGAACATCTGTATTTGTCTGTATGCGACAACGGGGTTCCCCAGCAAAAGCTGGTTAACGATTTCAATGTGCAACTGGCTCAGGAAATGGGGCGCGAGGTTGTGGCCGTGGCTGATGTCCATTACATCAAGTCCGAAGATGCCATGGCCCACAAGGTGTTGCGTTGCATCTCGCTCAAGTCCACCCTGAACGATTTCACGGATAAGCGTTTTCCCACAGACCAGTTCTATTTCCGCAGCGAAGAGGAAATGGTCAAACTGTTCGGTCACATCCCGGGTGCCATCGAGAATACGGTGAAGATTGCGGAACGTTGCAATTTTACCGTGAAGACGGGTATCGGCGACGAGTTCTGGCCGCGATTCAAGATTCCCGACGAGTTTCTCGCTTCTGAGGAATACCAGACAATCAAGGGGTACATGAAGGCCGAATACGATGCCGAGTACCCGGTCATCCGCGAACGCGAACTGAAGGGCGTCATCAAGGACAAAAAGAAAAAGGTCACGGAGCAATATTGTGCCGAGAAGGGTATTGAACCCGATGCGCTTACCGACGAAGACAAGGCGGAAATTGAACGACTCTCTTCGCCGGAATTTTTCAACGACGACGACAACAAGGCTTGGGACAAGAATACGCATCGTTGGTGTAAACCGGGTGGCGATGCGGATATATATATAACGCACCTTTGTAACGAGCGCCTCAAGTGGCGTTTCCCCGACGAAGATTTCAAGTTCCCCGCGCACGAGACCGATGTGGCCAAGCGCATGTACAAGGAACTGAACTGTATCCGCAACATGAACGTGGCGGGCTACCTCCTGATTGTGTGGGACTTTATCAACTGGTCCCGCGAACATGGAATTCCGGTGGGGCCGGGACGTGGTTCTGCGGCAGGCTCGCTTGTCACTTACATTATCGGCATTACCGACATTGACCCGCTCAAGTTCGATTTGCTCTTTGAACGTTTCTTGAACCCGGAACGCGTGAGCATGCCGGATATCGATACCGACATCGCAGATAGGGACCGTGGCCGCGTCATCCAGTACGTGACGGACAAGTACGGCCGCGATTGCGTGGGCCAGATTATTACTTATGGCATGCTCAAGTCGAAGGCGGTGATTACTGACGTGGCCCGCGTGCTGGGGCTCCCGCCTGCAGAGGCGAAAATCATCACCAAGCTGTTCCCGCAGCGCACGCTGAACTTTAGCCTCAAACAGGCTTGGACCGGCAAAGACAAGAAGGGCAACAATCTCGAAGACGGTTATAGCCCTGAACCTTTGCAGGCGATGATTAACAGCCGTGCGAGCTACCAGAACCTTTGGAATATCGCGCTTACGCTCGAAGATTTGCCGCGCCAGACGGGCGTGCACGCTTGCGGCGTGGTGATTACGCCGACCCCGATTTATAACTTGGCTCCGCTTTACCGAGCCGCTCCCGCTGATACGCCGGTGGTGATGTACGACAAGCATTACGCCGAAGACATCGGGCTTTTGAAAATGGACTTCCTTGGCCTCATCAACTTGTCCATCATCCAGGACACGGTGAACATGGTCAAGAAGAATCGCAAGATTGACCTGGACATGGGCCATATTCCGCTCGATGACAAGAAAACCTTTGACCTGCTCGGCAAGGGCATGACGACTACGGTGTTCCAGTTCGAATCGCCGGGTATGCAGAAGTATCTGCGCGAACTGAAACCGACGCGAATCTTTGACTTGATCGCTATGAACGCCTTGTACCGTCCGGGGCCCATTGAACAGATTCCGCACTTCATTGCGCGTAAGAACGGCAAAGAAGAAATCGACTGTTACCATCCTGACCTGGAACAGGTTTTGGGCGAAACGTACGGCGTGATTGTGTACCAGGAACAGGTGATGAAGCTGGCCCAGATTCTGGGCGGCTACACGCTGGGCGGCGCTGACAATATTCGCCGTATCATGGCCAAAAAGATGCCCGAGAAGATGGCAAAGCTCGAACCGGAATTTTTCGAGAAGTGCCTTGCGAAGGGCTACGACCGTGCCATGATCCAGAAGGTCTGGGATGCGGTGCTCCCGTTCTGCGGTTACGCATTCAACAAGAGCCATGCGGCGGCCTACGCATACGTGGCTTACCAGACGGCTTATTTGAAGGCTAATTACGGCCCCGAATACATGGCCGCTTCGATGACATCGAAGATGGGCAAGACAGAAGACATTGTGACCATCATCCAGGAATGCAAACGCTTGGGAATCGAGGTCGTGTCGCCGAACATCAACTCCTCGTACGGCGTGTTCACGGCGAACGAGGATGGACGGATTTTGTACGGGCTTGCCGGTATCCGTAATGTGGGCCTCGCCGTTGTCGAAGACGTGGTGGCCGAGCGCGACCGTCGCGGCAAGTACAAGGATATTTTTGACTTCTGCAAGCGCGTCGTGGAATACCAGGGCATGCAGAAGGAAAAACGTCCACCGCTCAACAAGAAGGTGATGGAATGCCTTATCATGGCGGGCGCCTTGGACGATTTGCCGGGGAGCCGCGCC is part of the uncultured Fibrobacter sp. genome and harbors:
- the dnaE gene encoding DNA polymerase III subunit alpha; the encoded protein is MPFVHLQVHSEFSVLQSSARLDDILAAAAADNAPAVALTDHGAMFGILEIQTRGKDLNKKRKEQGLPPVKTIYGCHVYIDSSSASQKDPTTFERLTLLVENEKGYYNLLRIVSYRYEESERWAEIPSVPLEVVKQFKEGLIAIAGDFFSRYGQNVAAGRNAMAREYMDSLDKIFDREHLYLSVCDNGVPQQKLVNDFNVQLAQEMGREVVAVADVHYIKSEDAMAHKVLRCISLKSTLNDFTDKRFPTDQFYFRSEEEMVKLFGHIPGAIENTVKIAERCNFTVKTGIGDEFWPRFKIPDEFLASEEYQTIKGYMKAEYDAEYPVIRERELKGVIKDKKKKVTEQYCAEKGIEPDALTDEDKAEIERLSSPEFFNDDDNKAWDKNTHRWCKPGGDADIYITHLCNERLKWRFPDEDFKFPAHETDVAKRMYKELNCIRNMNVAGYLLIVWDFINWSREHGIPVGPGRGSAAGSLVTYIIGITDIDPLKFDLLFERFLNPERVSMPDIDTDIADRDRGRVIQYVTDKYGRDCVGQIITYGMLKSKAVITDVARVLGLPPAEAKIITKLFPQRTLNFSLKQAWTGKDKKGNNLEDGYSPEPLQAMINSRASYQNLWNIALTLEDLPRQTGVHACGVVITPTPIYNLAPLYRAAPADTPVVMYDKHYAEDIGLLKMDFLGLINLSIIQDTVNMVKKNRKIDLDMGHIPLDDKKTFDLLGKGMTTTVFQFESPGMQKYLRELKPTRIFDLIAMNALYRPGPIEQIPHFIARKNGKEEIDCYHPDLEQVLGETYGVIVYQEQVMKLAQILGGYTLGGADNIRRIMAKKMPEKMAKLEPEFFEKCLAKGYDRAMIQKVWDAVLPFCGYAFNKSHAAAYAYVAYQTAYLKANYGPEYMAASMTSKMGKTEDIVTIIQECKRLGIEVVSPNINSSYGVFTANEDGRILYGLAGIRNVGLAVVEDVVAERDRRGKYKDIFDFCKRVVEYQGMQKEKRPPLNKKVMECLIMAGALDDLPGSRAVQFATVDRALEVAAHCQEDKAKGQVSLFDLGGPETIQNMAETLEEAEEWTAMEMLNKERDVLGLFLSGHPLDEFRPELSGFTTCSLAEDELKKKIGHGVCVGGVVTMMRSIETKKGDTIGVGKIQDFHGDIELFFKKDIWQDLRDSVSEDDRVLVQGQLEQKRDREKNLTDEFQVIVDKVVQLDRVRESMVKYVHITLYSMMLTDDFLAKMEEGLARFEPFVEGTGCEIVCHIETESRYEHALTLKKSKVEYSPELLKWLKQDLGVVKFWVSNKVR